A region of Thermorudis peleae DNA encodes the following proteins:
- a CDS encoding CUAEP/CCAEP-tail radical SAM (seleno)protein, whose product MPGNVDCAPSATLPSPASWREAGAVLLVSCYELGHQPFSLASPLAVLQRAGYCPRAVDTAVTPLTPADVEPAHLVAIAVPMHTALRLGVDVAAQVRAWNPTARICFYGLYAWLNAEYLLSQWADYVIGGEYEEPLLALVQALERGEHGPVPGVSDRQHRAGPALVRTDFAVPAREQLPSPRHYAHLVWNGRAVPAGYTEATRGCHHTCLHCPIVPLYRGRFFAVPRQVVLADIRRQVEQGVRHITFGDPDFLNGPTHSLRICRELHATFPDVTFDFTTRIEHILRHRTLFREFAALGCIFVVSAVEIPSDHVLAKLDKGHTRADIEAALAILDDAGIAMRPSLLPFTPWTTLEDYRDLLDFIETHGLIEHIDPVHLSIRLLVPPGSALLEREDAVEWVGPLDPAHFTYTWQHPDPRMDILQQQVAAVAERATREDWDPYVTFATVRALADQAAGLEPRREPPRRSHRPSPPRLTESWFC is encoded by the coding sequence ATGCCGGGTAATGTTGATTGTGCACCATCGGCAACGCTGCCGTCGCCTGCCAGCTGGCGAGAGGCGGGCGCCGTGCTACTCGTCTCCTGCTACGAACTCGGCCACCAGCCGTTCAGCCTGGCTTCGCCGCTGGCTGTGCTGCAGCGGGCCGGTTACTGCCCGCGCGCGGTCGATACAGCTGTCACGCCGCTGACGCCCGCTGACGTTGAGCCTGCCCACCTCGTCGCGATTGCTGTGCCGATGCACACTGCGCTGCGGCTGGGAGTGGACGTGGCGGCTCAGGTGCGCGCCTGGAACCCCACGGCCCGCATCTGCTTCTACGGCCTCTACGCCTGGCTCAACGCTGAATACCTGCTGAGCCAGTGGGCTGACTACGTCATCGGCGGAGAATATGAGGAGCCGCTGCTGGCGCTGGTACAGGCACTCGAACGTGGCGAGCATGGCCCAGTGCCGGGCGTCAGCGACCGCCAGCACCGTGCTGGCCCCGCGCTTGTCCGCACTGACTTTGCCGTGCCAGCTCGCGAGCAGTTACCGTCGCCGCGTCACTATGCGCATCTGGTTTGGAATGGGCGGGCTGTACCGGCAGGCTATACTGAAGCCACGCGTGGCTGCCACCACACCTGCCTCCACTGCCCAATTGTCCCGCTCTACCGCGGGCGTTTCTTTGCTGTCCCACGCCAGGTCGTGCTAGCCGATATCCGCCGACAGGTGGAGCAAGGCGTTCGCCACATCACGTTCGGTGACCCTGATTTCCTCAACGGGCCAACGCATAGCCTGCGAATCTGTCGTGAACTGCACGCTACTTTCCCCGACGTCACGTTCGACTTCACGACTCGCATCGAGCACATCCTGCGCCACCGTACACTCTTCCGCGAGTTTGCTGCGCTGGGCTGCATCTTCGTTGTCTCGGCAGTCGAAATCCCAAGCGACCATGTGCTTGCCAAACTTGACAAAGGGCATACGCGAGCCGACATCGAGGCGGCCCTGGCGATCCTTGACGATGCCGGCATTGCCATGCGACCCTCGCTGCTTCCCTTTACCCCGTGGACGACGCTCGAGGACTACCGTGACCTGCTGGACTTTATCGAGACGCACGGGCTGATTGAGCACATCGACCCAGTGCATCTGTCAATCCGCCTGCTCGTGCCTCCTGGCTCAGCCCTCCTGGAGCGCGAGGATGCCGTCGAGTGGGTCGGACCGCTCGATCCGGCTCACTTCACCTACACCTGGCAGCATCCCGACCCACGCATGGACATCCTTCAACAGCAAGTAGCGGCCGTGGCTGAGCGAGCGACCCGTGAGGACTGGGATCCCTATGTCACGTTCGCAACGGTGCGGGCATTGGCCGATCAAGCGGCAGGCCTTGAGCCACGGCGTGAGCCGCCACGACGCAGCCACCGGCCGTCACCACCGCGACTGACTGAATCGTGGTTCTGCTGA
- a CDS encoding proline dehydrogenase family protein, whose translation MPLLRTAMLWMARQRQLEALVRAAPPARPLVQRFIAGETLDEALAAVRQLNARGMTATLDVLGENVADAREAQAAAETYCHVLDQIAASGVESTISVKLTMLGLDIDPALAQRNLEAIVDHARRLGNRVAVDMEGSPYTQRTLDLFYALHPRYGDHIEMVLQAYLYRTERDVEDAIAHRARVRLVKGAYDEPPTIAYPSKRAVDAAYRRQLERLLEHGHFVSIATHDEAIIRAARGFIRRMGIGPYKYEFQMLYGVRRDLQEQLVRLGEPLRIYVPFGRQWYPYFMRRMAERPVNLLFVLRAIARG comes from the coding sequence ATGCCTCTGCTGCGGACGGCGATGCTCTGGATGGCCCGGCAGCGACAGCTTGAAGCGCTCGTGCGGGCTGCGCCGCCAGCGCGGCCACTCGTGCAACGCTTCATCGCTGGTGAGACACTCGACGAAGCGCTGGCCGCTGTGCGCCAGCTCAATGCCCGCGGCATGACAGCCACCCTTGATGTGCTCGGGGAGAACGTTGCCGACGCCCGCGAAGCGCAGGCTGCCGCCGAGACCTACTGTCATGTGCTCGATCAGATTGCTGCCAGTGGCGTCGAGAGCACAATTTCCGTCAAGCTAACGATGCTTGGGCTCGACATCGACCCAGCGCTGGCCCAGCGTAACCTCGAGGCGATTGTTGACCACGCGCGCCGACTCGGCAACCGCGTCGCCGTCGATATGGAAGGTTCCCCCTACACGCAGCGCACGCTTGACCTCTTCTACGCTCTCCACCCCCGCTACGGCGACCATATTGAAATGGTATTGCAGGCTTACCTTTACCGCACCGAGCGTGATGTTGAAGACGCCATCGCCCACCGTGCCCGCGTTCGCCTCGTCAAAGGCGCCTATGACGAGCCGCCGACAATTGCCTACCCTTCCAAGCGCGCGGTTGACGCAGCCTATCGCCGCCAGCTCGAGCGCTTGCTTGAACACGGCCACTTCGTCTCCATCGCCACACATGATGAGGCGATCATCCGGGCAGCGCGCGGTTTCATCCGGCGCATGGGCATTGGGCCCTACAAGTATGAGTTCCAGATGCTCTACGGCGTACGCCGCGACCTGCAAGAGCAGCTAGTACGCCTCGGTGAGCCACTGCGCATCTACGTCCCGTTTGGCCGCCAGTGGTACCCCTACTTCATGCGACGTATGGCTGAGCGCCCAGTGAATCTGCTCTTCGTCTTGCGGGCGATTGCTCGTGGCTAG
- a CDS encoding HD domain-containing protein: protein MASDSWITTIRDSLYDRIPLTAAEVAILSTAAFQRLDRVQQLGFVSKVWPGAKHTRYEHAIGVLHLMRQALAALRRHDQQQLIDDEAAQTALAAALLHDVGHYPFSHAIEELGPPVLPHEEVGRQLVMSGELAEVLERVWGVSPERVANLIAPREPLSLADQLTRQLLSGPLDVDKLDYLPRDARHCNVPYGGVDVARLLDSLRIAQVEGRWRIVVADKGVSPLHSLMTARQEMFDNVYWHHTNRACMVMLQRAVQDALLAGAITAEELPRHDDFSLLERLSDPAMPASTRALIDRLRRRQLHKRAIEVSARATDLYNELSRLFYAPAARRALEIVLAERLAALTGEPVADWEILIDLPKPERWSTDVWVLFERPPLGFRRLMPWTEVVGLGDEDLLRYEQHRRLVRIVTTERLRQIVATRWQELLLPLIRPMFAALPLQRASYDSSAANGW from the coding sequence ATGGCCAGCGACAGCTGGATAACGACGATTCGCGATAGTCTCTACGACCGCATCCCGCTGACTGCGGCGGAGGTCGCAATCCTGAGCACGGCAGCATTCCAGCGACTCGACCGGGTGCAGCAGCTGGGGTTTGTGAGCAAAGTCTGGCCGGGGGCTAAGCACACCCGCTACGAGCACGCGATTGGTGTGCTGCACCTGATGCGCCAGGCGCTGGCGGCGCTGCGTCGACATGACCAGCAGCAACTCATTGACGACGAAGCGGCACAGACGGCGCTCGCTGCAGCACTGCTCCACGACGTTGGCCATTACCCGTTTAGCCACGCGATTGAGGAGTTGGGGCCGCCGGTACTGCCGCATGAGGAAGTGGGCCGGCAGCTGGTGATGAGTGGCGAGTTGGCTGAGGTGCTCGAGCGTGTTTGGGGTGTCTCGCCGGAACGCGTCGCCAACCTCATCGCCCCGCGGGAGCCATTGTCGCTCGCTGACCAGCTGACGCGGCAGTTGCTCAGCGGGCCGCTCGACGTCGACAAGCTCGACTATTTGCCGCGCGACGCACGCCACTGCAATGTCCCCTACGGTGGCGTCGATGTTGCCCGATTGCTCGACTCCCTGCGTATTGCTCAGGTCGAAGGACGGTGGCGAATCGTCGTCGCTGACAAGGGCGTGAGCCCGCTCCACTCGCTGATGACAGCCCGGCAGGAGATGTTCGACAACGTCTACTGGCATCATACCAACCGGGCCTGCATGGTCATGCTGCAGCGGGCGGTGCAAGACGCGCTGCTGGCTGGAGCGATCACCGCCGAGGAGCTGCCACGCCACGATGACTTCTCCTTGCTCGAGCGGCTAAGCGATCCCGCGATGCCAGCAAGCACCCGAGCCCTGATCGACCGGCTGCGCCGTCGCCAGCTGCATAAGCGCGCGATTGAGGTCAGCGCCCGGGCAACCGACCTGTATAACGAGCTAAGCCGGCTGTTCTACGCGCCAGCGGCCCGACGCGCGCTGGAGATCGTGCTTGCGGAGCGGCTTGCAGCGCTTACAGGGGAGCCAGTCGCCGATTGGGAGATTTTGATCGACCTCCCGAAGCCCGAGCGTTGGAGTACGGACGTGTGGGTGCTCTTTGAACGCCCACCGCTCGGCTTTCGCCGGCTCATGCCATGGACCGAGGTCGTGGGACTCGGAGACGAAGACTTGCTGCGCTACGAGCAGCACCGCCGCCTTGTGCGAATCGTCACGACAGAGCGGCTGCGCCAGATCGTAGCAACACGCTGGCAAGAGCTGCTCTTGCCACTCATCCGACCGATGTTCGCTGCGCTGCCACTTCAGCGTGCCAGCTACGACTCGAGTGCGGCAAACGGTTGGTAG
- a CDS encoding pyridoxal phosphate-dependent aminotransferase → MDERGRMTPSRRAQQVPGSPIRALGALAERAKARGVQVIHLNIGQPDFAPPPSIPAALAESATKPLVYAPSRGLPELLEAWSAYFASCGITVAPDEVIATAGASEAIWLAALATLDPGDEVLVPEPFYAPYHGMLALAGARIVPVPPQGWLDPPTIDAFTARLTPRTRAILLCNPANPSGVIYSAALLAQLVDLARDAGLFLLVDETYRDLVLDGGRATSALEFPAAAEHVIVLDSVSKRFNACGLRLGCLVTRNAVVRASLATLAELRLALPIAEQRAVVAALRAPQPYVQQIAMAYRTRRDALATALEAIPGVRVHRPAGAFYVVARLPVDDATAFAAWLLDAFTDEGETVMVTPMAGFYATPGRGHDEVRLALVHEPPVLERAAQILGRALAVYPGRLTEAAEFAVRRV, encoded by the coding sequence ATGGATGAACGGGGCAGGATGACGCCGTCGCGCCGGGCGCAGCAAGTACCGGGGTCGCCGATCCGAGCACTGGGTGCATTGGCCGAGCGCGCCAAAGCCCGCGGCGTGCAGGTGATTCACCTTAATATTGGCCAACCCGACTTTGCTCCGCCGCCCAGCATCCCCGCTGCCCTGGCCGAGAGCGCCACCAAGCCCCTCGTCTATGCTCCGTCGCGAGGTCTGCCAGAATTGCTTGAAGCCTGGAGCGCCTATTTTGCGAGCTGCGGCATCACGGTCGCTCCGGATGAGGTCATCGCTACTGCTGGTGCCAGCGAGGCGATCTGGCTGGCAGCGCTGGCCACACTCGATCCTGGCGACGAGGTCCTCGTCCCCGAGCCATTCTACGCTCCTTACCACGGCATGCTGGCACTGGCTGGAGCGCGGATCGTCCCTGTGCCGCCACAGGGCTGGCTTGATCCGCCGACGATTGATGCCTTCACCGCCCGGCTCACGCCACGTACGCGAGCAATCCTGCTCTGTAACCCAGCTAATCCCTCGGGCGTGATCTACTCGGCTGCATTACTCGCGCAACTTGTCGACCTCGCTCGGGACGCTGGCCTCTTCCTGCTCGTCGATGAGACCTACCGCGACCTTGTGCTCGATGGCGGTCGCGCGACCAGTGCGCTTGAATTCCCCGCAGCCGCCGAGCATGTGATCGTCCTCGACAGCGTCTCCAAGCGCTTCAATGCTTGCGGCCTGCGGCTTGGTTGCCTGGTGACGCGCAATGCCGTGGTACGGGCGTCCTTGGCCACACTTGCCGAGTTACGGCTCGCGCTGCCAATCGCCGAGCAGCGGGCCGTCGTAGCCGCGCTACGGGCACCGCAGCCCTACGTCCAGCAGATTGCCATGGCGTATCGTACCCGCCGCGATGCCTTGGCCACGGCGCTCGAGGCTATTCCCGGCGTGCGCGTCCATCGGCCCGCTGGCGCATTCTACGTTGTGGCCCGCCTTCCAGTTGACGATGCCACGGCCTTCGCCGCCTGGTTGCTCGACGCCTTCACAGACGAGGGTGAGACGGTCATGGTCACACCAATGGCCGGCTTCTACGCGACACCGGGACGCGGCCATGACGAGGTGCGATTGGCGCTTGTGCACGAACCTCCGGTGCTTGAGCGGGCCGCACAGATACTCGGGCGCGCCTTGGCCGTCTACCCTGGTCGTCTCACTGAAGCAGCCGAGTTCGCTGTTCGCCGGGTTTAG
- a CDS encoding DUF4388 domain-containing protein has translation MTGHLGFPQPLTDEFDLQGRLGAFTFSDLLQMLSLTEKTGTLTLIQGWNTRTITFEHGTITYVAAGSRLPSIPDLLIRAGKITPDDLARLREQGVQGEAALVQQLLTSGKITASDIKSCQEQLLEIAIYTLFLWRNCVFTFKAGQSVYEGGVPVSVDSMRLIIEGTRRVDEWIEISPVVPSVHMLFRRRADAPADPPPAELMRVFSLVDGHRDVAAIARDAGITQFDAARALYQLTRRGYVEAMPPDREKIIELFTLAVESIYLKLILFDHARVALEFEHQLNRFAQQHGLRVRMASGRIIKTDRETRISSTELIDRYKLFIAIQNNKFANMFEPVVAQGLMEGLYRHADPETRQLLRMYEFYEIEGLLVRDLLGERPTPPTRRPPRS, from the coding sequence ATGACCGGACATCTCGGCTTTCCTCAGCCGCTGACAGACGAGTTCGACCTGCAGGGGCGACTAGGCGCCTTCACTTTCTCTGACCTACTGCAGATGCTTAGTCTGACTGAGAAGACTGGTACCCTGACCCTGATCCAGGGATGGAATACCCGAACCATCACATTCGAGCATGGCACTATTACCTATGTCGCCGCTGGTTCGCGCTTGCCGAGTATCCCCGATTTGCTCATCCGTGCTGGTAAAATCACGCCAGACGACCTCGCCCGCCTTCGTGAACAAGGTGTCCAGGGCGAAGCAGCGCTCGTTCAGCAGTTGCTCACGAGCGGCAAGATCACAGCGTCGGACATCAAAAGCTGTCAAGAACAACTCTTGGAGATCGCGATCTACACCCTCTTCCTCTGGCGCAACTGCGTGTTTACCTTCAAAGCCGGCCAGAGCGTCTACGAGGGCGGTGTGCCCGTCAGCGTTGACAGTATGCGGCTCATCATTGAAGGCACACGGCGCGTCGATGAATGGATCGAGATCAGCCCGGTTGTACCCTCCGTCCATATGCTCTTCCGCCGCCGGGCCGATGCTCCGGCCGACCCGCCCCCGGCTGAGCTGATGCGTGTTTTCAGCTTGGTCGACGGGCACCGGGATGTGGCAGCGATTGCCCGTGATGCTGGCATTACCCAGTTCGATGCCGCTCGTGCCCTCTACCAGCTGACACGCCGCGGCTACGTTGAAGCGATGCCTCCTGATCGAGAGAAGATCATCGAGCTGTTCACGTTAGCTGTGGAGTCGATCTACCTCAAGCTCATTCTCTTTGATCACGCCCGGGTTGCACTCGAGTTCGAGCATCAGCTCAACCGGTTTGCTCAGCAGCATGGCCTGCGGGTTCGGATGGCTTCTGGGCGGATCATTAAGACCGATCGCGAGACACGCATTTCTTCGACCGAGCTCATCGACCGCTATAAGCTCTTCATCGCCATTCAAAACAACAAGTTTGCCAACATGTTTGAGCCAGTGGTGGCGCAGGGACTGATGGAAGGGCTCTACCGCCACGCTGATCCGGAGACACGGCAATTGCTGCGGATGTACGAGTTCTACGAGATTGAGGGACTGCTGGTCCGTGATCTGCTTGGCGAACGCCCAACGCCACCAACGCGACGCCCACCCCGGAGCTAA
- a CDS encoding NUDIX domain-containing protein, with protein sequence MERLWAPWRLQYVEGGARQPACIFCTKPAAGRDVEELILYRGKHAFLIMNLFPYNTGHVMAVPFQHAADLAELDEPTIAELFSLIPWLTTAQRRALGCDGFNIGLNVGAVAGAGISDHLHVHVVPRWQGDANFMPILANTMVIPELIPITYAKLRGELELSALVGGDPETVPQAGVIALLEPERQVLLRRAHDGTIVLPKGHVEPGEAAYRTALREAREELGVQAQLLGWGGVLHFTLGGEQRRVVYFLASAVPGPDFSTHLGRDTLALPPAEAVEALTHESARQLLHDALVRLGLLPAHAC encoded by the coding sequence ATGGAGCGGCTTTGGGCGCCCTGGCGTTTGCAATATGTCGAAGGTGGCGCGCGGCAACCGGCCTGCATTTTCTGCACCAAGCCGGCAGCTGGGCGCGACGTTGAAGAGCTGATCCTCTACCGTGGCAAGCACGCGTTCCTCATTATGAACCTCTTCCCCTACAATACGGGGCATGTCATGGCTGTCCCGTTTCAACATGCCGCCGATTTGGCCGAGCTTGACGAGCCGACGATCGCAGAGTTGTTCAGCCTGATTCCTTGGCTCACAACTGCCCAGCGCCGGGCGCTCGGCTGCGACGGCTTTAACATCGGCCTGAACGTGGGAGCCGTTGCCGGAGCAGGCATCAGCGACCATCTGCACGTGCATGTAGTACCGCGCTGGCAGGGCGACGCGAATTTCATGCCGATTTTGGCCAACACGATGGTTATCCCAGAGCTGATCCCGATCACGTATGCGAAGCTGCGGGGCGAGTTGGAACTCTCGGCGCTCGTGGGCGGTGACCCAGAGACGGTGCCACAGGCAGGCGTCATTGCGCTGCTTGAGCCAGAGCGGCAGGTGTTGCTGCGCCGTGCTCATGATGGCACGATCGTCTTGCCGAAAGGGCATGTCGAGCCGGGTGAAGCAGCCTACCGCACAGCGTTGCGTGAGGCACGCGAAGAACTTGGAGTGCAGGCGCAGCTGCTGGGCTGGGGTGGCGTGCTCCACTTCACGCTCGGTGGCGAGCAGCGGCGCGTGGTCTACTTCCTGGCCAGCGCGGTACCTGGTCCTGACTTCTCCACCCACCTTGGCCGGGACACGCTCGCCTTACCACCAGCGGAGGCCGTTGAGGCGTTGACACACGAGTCAGCACGCCAGTTGCTGCACGATGCACTGGTGCGGCTGGGCCTGTTGCCGGCCCATGCGTGCTGA
- a CDS encoding bifunctional YncE family protein/alkaline phosphatase family protein → MRRRWIGLIVAVLLLQVTALGGARLLADNDDAAALDPMTALGLRPLITPTGQVISPAGELVHWGNPALENHALDIALSPNGTYAAVLGRFDLALIDTRTGRLTSTFALDSKTQGIGTYQGIVWSRSGDRFYVPTQIGADVPAKDGDNGLILEVTVDSGKISGVKPIATFPPKDGHLPIPNGLALSDDGTTLFVALSGQDLVGMVDLASGRVMTASAPHYPYSIAVANGKLYVTQWGGRLPADGDPTAPGGWNDYTFTLQQPLVVDPKSEAVNSGTVTVFTITAGQGLQPAGVITVGLHPEAITRSPDGAFVYVADANSDTISVIDTRTDKVSETIPASLQGVPYGASPNGLAVSPDGKRLFIADGMLNAVAVVALGKNASSTGSDPTSLVLGYIPTAQYPAGLAIDQKGQRLFVADLEGLGPYATTDDPNDKAFQSSLPSILTGKPFSAAGAYNAHRQLAYVSLITLPDTKTLQQYTEVVLANTHYTRALEAQKALSLPPRPNVAPKPIPERLGEPSVFKHVILIVKENRTYDQVLGDMPEGNGDPYLCVFGESITPNEHALAREFALFDNYYLPAKSSAEGHPWAATAYNTDWIEKNVRAWFRGYPHTILDAMVPPSTGFIWDDVLNHGKTFRSYGFSTLPVLDNPNLTWTDLWQLRQRGQMPPGLRVRGTIANLVANSHPQYPGEDYRFSDQFRADLFLADLQRFEQTGQMPDFILMALPTDHTAGTKPGFPTPQAMVADNDLALGRIIEGISQSRFWMDTAIFVIEDDAQDGWDHVSPFRAPVFVISAYSRLGHPIHTFYTELDLLRTIEQILGIPPLNLLDMGGRLMTDAFTTTPDPRPFVHRPNQIALDTMNPTPQNATGPALHWAQLGEQMSAAVDDPANDDLLNHMIWASTKGYDTPYPAVAHVVLPARTRDADD, encoded by the coding sequence ATGCGTCGTCGTTGGATTGGGCTGATTGTTGCTGTCTTGCTCCTTCAAGTAACAGCGCTCGGCGGTGCACGCTTGCTCGCCGATAACGACGATGCCGCTGCTCTTGATCCCATGACGGCCCTTGGGCTGCGGCCGCTTATCACTCCGACCGGTCAGGTCATTTCACCGGCCGGCGAGCTCGTGCACTGGGGCAACCCAGCGCTCGAGAACCACGCGCTCGACATTGCACTCTCACCGAACGGCACTTACGCTGCTGTGCTTGGTCGCTTTGATCTCGCACTCATCGACACCCGCACTGGTCGGCTGACCTCAACGTTCGCACTTGACAGCAAAACGCAGGGGATCGGCACGTATCAGGGCATCGTCTGGAGCCGAAGCGGCGACCGCTTCTATGTGCCCACACAAATCGGCGCTGATGTGCCGGCCAAGGACGGGGATAATGGCCTCATTCTTGAAGTCACGGTGGACAGTGGCAAGATCAGCGGGGTCAAGCCGATTGCAACCTTTCCACCGAAGGATGGACACCTTCCCATTCCCAATGGCCTGGCGCTCAGCGATGATGGCACGACGTTGTTTGTTGCCCTGAGCGGACAAGACCTCGTCGGCATGGTCGACCTCGCCAGCGGCCGGGTCATGACTGCGTCGGCACCTCATTATCCGTACAGTATCGCCGTAGCGAACGGGAAGCTCTACGTTACGCAGTGGGGCGGCCGCTTGCCTGCTGACGGGGATCCAACCGCACCCGGTGGCTGGAATGACTACACCTTCACGCTCCAGCAACCACTCGTCGTCGATCCCAAGAGCGAAGCGGTCAACTCTGGTACAGTGACAGTCTTTACCATCACTGCAGGCCAAGGGCTTCAGCCTGCCGGCGTCATCACCGTCGGTCTGCATCCCGAGGCAATTACGCGTTCGCCTGACGGTGCATTCGTCTACGTTGCCGATGCAAATAGTGACACCATCAGTGTGATCGATACCCGAACCGACAAGGTCAGTGAGACGATCCCTGCAAGCCTCCAAGGCGTCCCCTACGGCGCTTCGCCCAACGGCCTCGCGGTTTCACCAGATGGCAAGCGCTTGTTCATTGCTGACGGCATGCTCAACGCTGTTGCCGTAGTCGCACTCGGGAAGAATGCCAGCAGCACCGGCAGTGACCCGACGAGCCTCGTGCTTGGGTATATCCCAACTGCGCAGTATCCGGCTGGCCTTGCCATTGATCAGAAAGGCCAGCGGCTCTTCGTCGCCGACCTCGAAGGGCTTGGCCCGTATGCCACGACTGATGACCCTAACGACAAGGCATTCCAGAGCAGTCTGCCTTCGATTCTGACCGGTAAGCCGTTCTCAGCGGCTGGTGCCTATAACGCCCACCGGCAGCTCGCTTACGTCTCACTCATCACCCTACCGGATACAAAGACGCTCCAACAGTACACCGAGGTCGTCCTCGCCAACACCCACTACACCCGCGCTCTCGAGGCCCAAAAAGCACTCTCCTTGCCGCCCCGGCCGAATGTTGCTCCCAAGCCGATTCCGGAACGGCTCGGGGAGCCATCAGTCTTCAAGCATGTCATCCTGATCGTCAAAGAGAACCGCACGTACGACCAGGTGCTCGGCGACATGCCTGAGGGCAACGGCGATCCCTACCTCTGTGTCTTCGGCGAATCGATCACACCGAACGAGCACGCTCTTGCTCGCGAGTTCGCCCTCTTCGACAACTACTACCTCCCCGCCAAAAGCTCAGCGGAGGGGCACCCGTGGGCAGCCACAGCGTATAACACCGACTGGATCGAGAAGAATGTCCGCGCCTGGTTCCGCGGCTATCCTCACACAATCCTCGATGCCATGGTGCCACCCAGCACGGGCTTCATCTGGGACGATGTCCTGAACCACGGCAAGACATTCCGCAGCTACGGCTTCTCAACACTCCCCGTGCTCGATAACCCGAACTTGACCTGGACAGACCTCTGGCAACTGCGACAGCGTGGTCAGATGCCACCTGGTCTCCGTGTCCGTGGCACCATCGCTAACCTGGTTGCGAACAGTCACCCGCAGTATCCCGGTGAAGATTACCGCTTCTCTGACCAGTTCCGCGCTGACCTCTTCCTTGCCGATCTTCAACGCTTCGAGCAAACCGGCCAGATGCCCGACTTCATCCTCATGGCCTTGCCCACTGACCATACTGCTGGTACCAAACCTGGCTTCCCGACACCACAGGCGATGGTTGCCGACAATGACCTTGCCCTTGGCCGAATCATCGAAGGTATCTCTCAGAGTCGCTTCTGGATGGACACTGCCATCTTTGTGATCGAAGATGACGCGCAGGATGGCTGGGATCACGTTTCACCCTTCCGGGCACCTGTCTTCGTGATCAGTGCCTATTCCCGTCTTGGTCATCCCATCCACACGTTCTATACAGAGCTTGACTTGCTGCGCACGATCGAGCAGATTCTTGGCATTCCCCCGCTGAACCTGCTGGATATGGGCGGCCGATTGATGACCGATGCCTTCACCACCACCCCCGATCCACGTCCCTTTGTCCATCGGCCGAACCAGATCGCCCTCGACACAATGAATCCGACACCGCAGAATGCTACAGGACCAGCGCTCCACTGGGCACAGCTCGGCGAGCAAATGTCGGCAGCCGTTGATGATCCAGCGAACGATGACCTGCTCAACCACATGATCTGGGCAAGCACCAAGGGCTACGACACGCCCTACCCGGCAGTCGCTCACGTCGTGTTGCCAGCACGCACGCGTGATGCCGACGATTAG
- a CDS encoding SGNH/GDSL hydrolase family protein, producing MRAEHAARTGRRAILAALLLLTLTAVASRVAAAPQPVCLALGDSIAAGLGSTLPSERGFAPQVCTLLGRYTGRPARLINLAVPGESTHSFLSGQQMERLRQEVSSLQGQQSEIALVMVSLGGNDLLALADKGQNDRQAGLTRFQQDYPAALAAVREVVGMHVPLVVTTVYDLSEGDPSAQGTDAWWVAQFNAVIQQAAQHQGAHVADLASAFRGHIREWTWYPVDVHPTNDGYAAIARLVWEAVGIDREPPTLVIERPRPGMVPRRYVTVRVQASDPSGVSEVEIVDGQTTTPLIQLPDGQTWAGLWPYPIGQPSATLTVRAVDTAGHARETSVTVTLGLSTTPTPSPAATASPASTPPGAGP from the coding sequence ATGCGTGCTGAGCACGCGGCCCGCACAGGCAGGCGGGCAATCCTGGCCGCGCTGCTTCTGCTGACGCTTACAGCGGTAGCCAGTCGCGTCGCAGCAGCGCCGCAGCCGGTCTGCCTTGCGCTCGGCGACTCGATCGCCGCTGGGCTCGGCAGCACGCTGCCAAGCGAACGAGGATTTGCGCCTCAAGTGTGCACCCTGCTGGGCCGTTACACAGGTCGGCCAGCGCGGCTGATCAACCTGGCCGTGCCGGGCGAATCCACTCACTCGTTTCTCTCCGGACAGCAGATGGAGCGCCTGCGCCAGGAGGTGTCGAGTCTACAAGGCCAGCAGAGCGAGATTGCCCTCGTCATGGTGAGCCTGGGTGGCAACGACCTGCTCGCGCTTGCTGACAAAGGGCAAAACGATCGACAAGCAGGGCTAACCCGCTTCCAGCAGGACTATCCAGCGGCGCTGGCAGCTGTCCGCGAAGTGGTCGGAATGCATGTGCCGCTCGTCGTAACAACAGTCTACGATCTGAGCGAAGGTGATCCGAGTGCGCAAGGCACGGACGCCTGGTGGGTAGCTCAGTTCAATGCGGTGATCCAGCAGGCTGCGCAACATCAGGGTGCCCACGTCGCTGATCTTGCCAGCGCATTTCGTGGTCACATTCGCGAATGGACGTGGTATCCTGTGGACGTGCACCCGACCAACGATGGCTATGCCGCTATAGCGCGGCTAGTCTGGGAGGCAGTGGGAATTGACCGAGAGCCGCCGACACTCGTGATCGAACGTCCACGTCCGGGGATGGTACCACGGCGCTATGTGACCGTTCGCGTGCAGGCGAGTGACCCAAGCGGCGTCAGCGAGGTGGAGATCGTGGACGGGCAAACGACTACGCCGCTCATCCAGCTCCCAGACGGGCAGACCTGGGCTGGGCTCTGGCCCTACCCGATCGGTCAGCCAAGCGCGACGCTGACAGTGCGTGCCGTTGATACGGCCGGTCACGCCCGCGAGACCAGCGTGACCGTTACACTCGGCCTATCAACCACGCCGACGCCTTCACCCGCTGCGACGGCGTCTCCGGCATCGACGCCGCCAGGAGCTGGGCCATGA